A region from the Anaerolineales bacterium genome encodes:
- a CDS encoding sulfotransferase domain-containing protein, whose protein sequence is MTKPDLSDSIIVVSGLPRSGTSMMMNMLASGGLELLTDGIREADDDNPLGYYEYETVKQLKEGETAWVNNARGKVVKIISYLLPRLPEDFHYRIIFMQRELDEVLASQRKMIVRRGENPDKIDNEKMKTILENHLRDINAWLQEQDHIERIDMPYKEIVHDPQPYVEEIARFLGRTLDLDSMIHTVEPKLYRQRK, encoded by the coding sequence ATGACCAAACCCGACCTGTCAGACTCCATCATCGTAGTGTCTGGACTGCCCCGCTCCGGGACGTCGATGATGATGAACATGCTCGCAAGCGGTGGACTCGAACTTCTCACCGATGGCATCCGCGAGGCGGACGATGACAATCCCCTCGGCTACTACGAATACGAAACGGTGAAGCAGCTCAAGGAAGGTGAGACGGCCTGGGTGAATAACGCCCGAGGCAAAGTCGTCAAGATCATTTCCTATCTGCTTCCCAGGCTCCCCGAAGACTTCCACTATCGCATCATTTTCATGCAGCGCGAACTCGACGAGGTGCTTGCGTCACAACGAAAAATGATCGTCCGCCGCGGCGAGAATCCCGACAAGATCGATAACGAGAAGATGAAGACGATCCTCGAGAATCATTTGCGGGATATCAATGCGTGGCTCCAAGAACAAGATCACATTGAGCGCATCGATATGCCGTATAAAGAAATCGTTCACGATCCTCAGCCGTATGTCGAGGAGATCGCTCGATTCCTCGGTCGCACACTCGATCTGGATTCGATGATCCACACCGTCGAACCCAAACTATACCGTCAACGCAAATGA